CGGTCACCGCGGCGACCCCGTCGACGACGTCGGGATCGGTCAGCAGGTCGACGATCCGGAAGGCGGCGGACACCGACTCGGTGTCCCCGAGGGCGTCATGGGCGCCCGACACCAGCGGCACCTGGCCGAACACCTCTTTGACGGCGAGCCGCTCGTCCTCACCGCGTCCGTCCACGGCCGCCGACGGCGCCACCCAGCCGACCCGCCCCGGCGACACGTCGGCCCGCTCCAGGGCGCGGCGCAGGCAGTCGGCCAGCACGGTGGTCACCGCGCCGTCGTGCGGCGCGAAGCCGAATTCCAGTGCCAGCACGCCGGCGAGCGGCTGCCGTGAATCGGCGACCCGGTCGCCCCGTTCCAGCAGGAACACCACGCACCCCTCGCCCAGCGGCGCCGGGGAGCCGGCCGTCCGTGCGGCGGCCCACGCGGACCGGGATTCGCTGCACTCCTCCACCGCGCCGCACAGGACCGCCGGCGCGTGCCCGCCCTGTTGCAGGCGGCGCGCGTAGTTCAGCGCCAGCAGCGAGCCGAGGTGACTGCCGCAGACGGTCGAGTTCGGGCCGCGCAGCCGGTGCCGGATCGCGCACTGGCCGGCGTGGACGTTCATCAGCAGGTTCGGCGCCTGGGCGGGGTCCACGTCGTACGGACGCGCGCGGGTCCAGCTGTCCCGGTTGAAGTCGACGACGGCCTGCACGTTGTCGCTGGTGGCGAGGACCAGGCCGATCTCCTCGTCGGTGTACGCCGTGCGCCGGTCGGGGTCCAGGCCGACCCGGGACAGCAGCCGGCCGGTGGTGGCCACGGCCAGGCCGGTCGCCCGGCGCATCGAGCGGGTGCCCTTGGCTCCGAGCACCTGCCGCACGTCGAAGCCCGGGACCACGCGTGGGCCGGCGTCGTGCCCGGTCGCGCCCGCCCGCGCGTTGCGCGTGTGTTCCTCCGCACCGCACCCCAGCGGCGAATGGGTCTCCCAGGCCGTGATGACGGTCGTGGCCGGTCTCATGGGTACCTGCCCAGCACCACGACGGCGTTGTTCCCGCCGAACGCC
This is a stretch of genomic DNA from Saccharothrix ecbatanensis. It encodes these proteins:
- a CDS encoding beta-ketoacyl synthase N-terminal-like domain-containing protein codes for the protein MRPATTVITAWETHSPLGCGAEEHTRNARAGATGHDAGPRVVPGFDVRQVLGAKGTRSMRRATGLAVATTGRLLSRVGLDPDRRTAYTDEEIGLVLATSDNVQAVVDFNRDSWTRARPYDVDPAQAPNLLMNVHAGQCAIRHRLRGPNSTVCGSHLGSLLALNYARRLQQGGHAPAVLCGAVEECSESRSAWAAARTAGSPAPLGEGCVVFLLERGDRVADSRQPLAGVLALEFGFAPHDGAVTTVLADCLRRALERADVSPGRVGWVAPSAAVDGRGEDERLAVKEVFGQVPLVSGAHDALGDTESVSAAFRIVDLLTDPDVVDGVAAVTATDAEGRVGCALLRIR